Part of the Planococcus plakortidis genome is shown below.
ACAGGGATTCGCCATGAATCCCCTCAACTCTTCCATTTTGCCAGCGAGCAAGTCGACTGGCATGCGAGCCATAACAAGATCAAAAGCAAAGCGATGAAGGAATTCATTGCTTAGCTTCCAATGCCTGACCAACGAAAACGGATGGAATGATTCCATCCGTTTTTCTATGGAAAAAGAATTAATTCTGCAACAATATCCCGTGCTACTAGTGGCTTTGCGATGGGATCTTCACAATGAAAACGCTTTAGCGCGTTGAATCGCTAAACATAATTCGTGACTTTCCTGAATAGTTTGCTTATAATGGTCATATCGTGTTAATATGACACCTATTAAAAGCGTCACTCTTGAAAGGGGAAGTGGAGAATGAGTCATACAGAATTGGAACAGCTTAGAGAACAAGTGGATGCAGTGAACCTGCAAATTCTTTCTCTTATCAACGAGAGAGCTTCCGTGATCCAGGAGATCGGGAAAATCAAGGAAAAGCAAGGCGCTACAAAGTACGATCCATTACGCGAGCGCCATATGCTGAACCTATTGAAAGAAAATAACAATGGTCCGCTCGACCAAAAGACAGTCGACCATATTTTCAAGGAAATCTTCAAATCCGCACTTGATATGCAAGAAGAGGATAGCCGGAAAGCACTTCTTGTTTCCCGCAAGAAAAAGGCGGAAGACACAATCGTTTCCGTCAATGGCGAGAACATTGGCGAAGGCGCACCATCATTCATCTTCGGCCCGTGTGCTGTTGAGTCTCAAGAGCAAGTCGATCAAGTAGCACAAGCCATCAGCGACAAAGGGTTAAAATTGATCCGGGGCGGGGCATACAAGCCGCGTACATCGCCATATGATTTCCAGGGCCTAGGATTAGAAGGCTTGAAGATGCTGAAAAAAGCAGCTGATCAATACAGACTTGGTGTCGTGACGGAAATCGTGACGCCACATCACTTGGAAGAAGCATTGGATTACCTGGATGTCGTTCAAGTAGGCGCACGCAATATGCAGAACTTCGAGCTATTAAAAGCTGTTGGGCAGATCAACAAACCGGTGCTATTGAAGCGCGGCATGTCTGCGACGGTCGATGAGTTCATCAAGGCAGCTGAGTACATCATCGCTAACGGAAATGACCAGATCATCCTTTGCGAGCGTGGAATCCGCACATACGAAA
Proteins encoded:
- a CDS encoding bifunctional 3-deoxy-7-phosphoheptulonate synthase/chorismate mutase; its protein translation is MSHTELEQLREQVDAVNLQILSLINERASVIQEIGKIKEKQGATKYDPLRERHMLNLLKENNNGPLDQKTVDHIFKEIFKSALDMQEEDSRKALLVSRKKKAEDTIVSVNGENIGEGAPSFIFGPCAVESQEQVDQVAQAISDKGLKLIRGGAYKPRTSPYDFQGLGLEGLKMLKKAADQYRLGVVTEIVTPHHLEEALDYLDVVQVGARNMQNFELLKAVGQINKPVLLKRGMSATVDEFIKAAEYIIANGNDQIILCERGIRTYEKATRNTLDISAVPILKQETHLPVFVDVTHSTGRRDLLLPAAKAAIAIGADGVMAEVHPDPAVALSDAQQQMSLPQFDEYYDSLMKFMKQYELKV